GGTACCCCGCCTGCCGGAGGTGGCGCAGGAGCCACCGCTTGCCCTTGCCGCTGCGCTCGAGTGCGTCTTCCATGACCTTGCCCCCGTTGACGAGCAGGTACGATTCTGGCGGTTCGTTGCGGCGCGATATGGTTATCCGCCCGTTGGTTTCGAAACGCACGTCGTCGACGTCGAACATCGAGAAGATGCCGTTTTCGCGCAGCATGGTGCGGAACTGTTCCATTTCGAGCCCGTTGCGGCGGAATTCGCGCATCACCAGCCGGCGGTCGCGGACGAGCATCACCGAGTCGCCCTTGATCGCCCTGCGGATGCGGTGGAAGCGCATCAGGTAGCGCAGCGAGACGTTGGCCGCCGTCCACACCGCGAAGGCGAATACCAGATACCATACCGGGGTGTCGGGGTTGTAGATTACGCCGCCGACCAGCGCCCCGAGTACGAACGAGTTTACCGAATCGAGGGGTGTGAGCTGTGCCATCTGGGTCTTCCCCGATATGCGCAGGAAAAAGATCACGCCCAGCATTCCGACCAGCAGTTTGATGGCGATGGATAGATACATGGTGTGCAGGTTTTGTTTTCCGTTTCCCCTCACCCTGCAAATTCCGCGCAAATCCGGAAAAACCTACCCGGCGGGGGGCTCCATCCTGCGAATAGCGTGGTACGGCCGTATCTCCGGCCGTCTTCCTCGGGGCTAAAGGCCGTACTCCGCGGCGTAACGCCACAGGGGTGCGGCCATCAGTGCCTGCCGGATGCGGCCGCTTTCGAGCAGGTCGCGCACCTCGGCGCCCGAGAACAGGTGCACGCGGATGTCCTCCGTAGCATCGAGGTGCTGTTCGCCCAGGCGTTCCACGCCCGTCGCCAGGTAGCAGTACGTCAGGTTGTTCTGCGTCGAGGGGTTGGGCGCCACGACCATTAGCTCGCGCCACTGGCCGCCGCCGTACCCCGTCTCCTCGGCCAGTTCGCGCTGTGCCGCGGCCAGCATCGAGGCGTCGTCGGGCTCGGCTACGCCCGCCGGGATTTCATAGTCCGTTTCGCCCAGCCCGTGGCGGTACTGGTCGATAAAGACGAATTTCCCCTCTTTCGTAATGGCGATGACGTTCACCCAGTCGGGATATTCGAAGACGTAGTAGTCGGGTATGCGGCGCCCGTCGGGCAGTTCGATGCTCTCGTGGCGTACCGTAAACCAGGGTTTGCGGGCGAGGTATTCGCTCGTGAGAACTTTCCAGTTGCGTTTTTTCGGATTTTCCATGGCGGCGTCTTGCTTGTCGGATGCAAAAATAGCGAAAAATAGTTATCTTTGTAACATCCGTAAAAAAACATCCATGTTGTCCCAGAACGAACGAAAGCGTATCATCGCCCTCATCAACCGCGAAGTGGTGCCCGCCATCGGGTGTACCGAACCGATCGCCGTGGCGCTGTGCACGGCGCGTGCAGCCGAACTGCTCGGCTCGCGTCCCGAAAAGGTCGCCGTGCGCCTGAGCGCCAATATCCTTAAGAACGCCATGGGCGTTGGGATCCCCGGTACGGGGATGATCGGCCTGCCGATCGCCGTGGCGCTCGGGGCGCTCGTCGGCCGTTCGGAGTACCGGCTGGAGGTATTGCGCGACGTGACGCCCGGGGCCGTGGAGCAGGGCCGCCGGTATATCGACGAAAAGCGCGTATGTATCGACCTGAAGGAGGGTATCGCCGAGAAACTCTATATCGAGGTCGAGGCCCGGGGCGCCGGGCACTGTGCCACGGCGGTGATCGCGGGCGGCCATACCTCGTTCGTATACCTCGAGCGCGACGGCGAGGTGACGCTCGACAAACGTACGGCCTCGGCGGCCGAAGAGGATGGGGGCGAAGTACCCCTCACGCTGCACCGCGTGTGGGAGTTCGCCACGACGGCGCCCCTCGACGAACTGCGCTTCATCCTCGAAACACGCCGCCTGAACAAGGCCGCCGCCGAGCAGGCTTTCGCCGGGGAGTTCGGCCACTGCGTAGGGCGTACGCTCCGTTGCGAGCGAGAACGGAAGATTATGGGCGACAGCATCTTCTCGCGGATACTGTCCTATACCTCCGCGGCGTGCGACGCCCGCATGGCCGGGGCGATGATCCCCGTGATGAGCAACTCGGGAAGCGGCAACCAGGGCATCGCGGCGACGCTTCCCGTGGTGGTCTACGCCGAGCAGACCGCAGCCACCGAACAGCAGACGATCCGTGCGCTGGTGCTGAGCCACCTCACGGTGATCTATATCAAGCAGAGCCTCGGCCGCCTGTCAGCCCTGTGCGGCTGCGTGGTGGCCGCCACGGGGTCGAGCTGCGGCATTACCTACCTGATGGGCGGCGACTACGGGCAGGTCGCGGCGGCGGTGAAAAACATGATCGCCAACCTTACGGGCATGATTTGTGACGGAGCCAAGCCGAGTTGCTCCATGAAGCTCACGAGCGGCGTCTCGACCGCTGTGATCTCGGCCATGATGGCGATGGACGGCCATTGCGTGACGCCCGTCGAGGGAATCATCGAAGAGGATGTCGACAAGTGCATCCGCAACCTCACGGCCATCGGCCGCGACGGCATGAACGAGACCGACAGGGTCGTACTGGGAATAATGACACATAAATGCTGACTATGAATAAACTGACCATGAAAATGAGGCTCCTTGCGGCGTTCCTGCTGCTCGGCCTCTGGGGCGCCACGGCCCAGACCGCCCGTGAGCAGATCGCCGCCATGCCCGAACGCGCGGGCGGGATTTACCACTCGTACGAGTACCTGCCCGGCCCCGCCGTACCCGCCCCGAAGGGCTATGTTCCCTTCTACATCAGCCACTATGGCCGCCACGGCAGCCGTTGGCATACTTCGGAAAAGATCTATGCCGAGCCGCTGGGTATCCTGCGCAAAGCCGACTCGGCCGGGGTGCTGACCCCGAAGGGGCGCGACCTGCTGGCTAAGGTCGAGGTCATTGCAGCCGATGCCCGGGATCGTTACGGCGACCTCTCGCCCCGCGGCGTGGCGGAACACCGGGGCATCGCCGAACGCATGTATAAGGCCTATCCCGAGGTCTTTTCGACCGGGGACGGCCGCGAATGCTTTGTCCAGAGCCGTTCGACGCTCGTGCCGCGCTGCATCCTGAGCATGGCGGCCTTCAACGAGCGCCTCAAGGAGCTGAACCCCGAAATCCGGATGACCCGCGAATCGAGCCAGCGCTACATCCCTTATATGAGCAACGGCGCAGGGTTGAATTCCCAGCGAAAGGCATCCGGTGCCGTGGCCGACAGCCTGCAGGATGCCCGCACGCATCCCGCCCGTCTGATGGCGTCGCTCTTCTCCGACCCCGCCTTCGTGGAACGCGAGGTGAAAAGGCCGGCGAAACTGATGAACCAGCTGTTGGCGCAGGCCGCCATCATGCAGGACGTCGAATACCTGGGCATCTCGCTCTACGACCTCTTCACCGAGGAGGAGATATACGCCGCCTGGGAAGCCGAGAATTTCCGCCGCTACGTGATGTTCGGCCCGTCGAAGCGCTTCGGCGACCCGATCATCGCCGATGCCAAGCCGCTGCTGCGCAATATCGTGGAGACTGCCGAACGGGTCGTCGCGGGGGAGGAGAACCTCTCGGCCTCGCTGCGTTTCGGCCACGACGTGAACGTCATTCCGCTGGTGGCGCTCCTGGGCGTCAGGGAGGCTTCCGGGCGCGTATGGACAGCCGAGGAAGCTGCCGGGGTGTGGCAGATACACCGCGTATCGCCCATGGCGACCAACGTGCAGTTCATCTTCTTCCGCAACCCCGAGACCGGCGACGTGCGGGTGCGGGTGCTGCACAACGAGCGCGATGCCGAACTGCCGATCGGCGGCGGCCCCTATTATCCCTGGGAGACCCTGCGCGACTACTGCAAGTCGCTCTATGAATGACATGCCCCGTGCCGGGCATAAAAATAAAGGGGCTGCCCGCCGGTTCCCCGGAATGAAAATCACCCTCGTCAGAAGCATTTCTGACGAGGGTGATTTTTTAAGCCGGCTTGCCGGGCAACCTTTTCCGCGGCTTTTTCCGTGGCTTTTTCCGCGACTTTTTCCGCGACTTTTTCCGCGACTTTTTCCGCGACTTTTTCCGCGACTTTTTCCGCGACTTTTTCCGCGACTTTTTCCGCGACTTTTTCCGCGACTTTTTCCGCGGCTTTTCCGTGGCTTTTTCCGCGGCTTTTCCGTGGCTTTTTCCGCGGCCTTTCCGGGGGGGGCCACCGATAGTCCCCTCTTTGGGGACGGCTAATGGAAGATGGTCTTGACGATGATGTTCGTGGCGCCCTGGTGACGGGTGGTGTAGTCTTTGGCTATACGGCTTGTTTTCAGCAGGAAATCCTCGTTGTCGCGCAAGGGGATGAACCACGTGCGCAGTTCGTCGTAGTTTTTCACCGAACGGGCGGCGCCGAGCGTCACCAGGTCGCGTGCCTCCTTGAATTTCGCGTAGTTGGGGCCGAATGCCACCGGAAGCCCGAATGTCGCCGCTTCGAGCGTGTTGTGTATCCCCACGCCGAACCCGCCGCCGATATAGCTCCACGTCGCGTAGCCGTAGACCGACGCCAGGATCCCCACCGTGTCGAGGATCAGCAGTTGCTTCGACCCGTAGGCCGTGTGGGGCGTGCACTGCGTGTAGCGGAGCGTCCCGCCCTTGGCCTCGGCCGCGAGGCGTGCCATGCGGCCTTCGTCCATCTCGTGCGGAGCCACGATGAATTTCACGTCGGGGTTGTCGTTTATCAGGCGGATCAGCAGCTCTTCGTCCGGGTTCCAGGTCGAACCCGCCACGAAGAGGCGTTTGTCCCCCTTGAACCGGTCTATGATGTCGATATGTTTGGCTGCGGCGGCGATTTCGGCCACGCGGTCGAAACGCGTGTCGCCCGCTACGATCACGTTGTCGAATCCCAGCCCGGCCAGCAGCTTTTTCGACTCTTCGTTCTGCACGAACATCACGTCGAAGGACTCCAGCGCCTGCCTCCACATGCCGCCGTAGGGGCGGAAGAAGATCGAGTTGCGGCGGAAGATGGCCGAGACGATATAGGTGCGCACCTTGCGGCGGCGCAGGTCGCGCAGCAGGTTGAGCCAGAATTCGTATTTTACGAAGATTGCGATTTCGGGATGCGCCGCATCGAGGAACCGGCGGGCGTTGCGCGGCGTGTCGATCGGCAGGTAGAAGATGTAATCCACACCCTGGTAATTCTTGCGGACTTCGTAGCCCGAAGGCGAGAAGAACGTGAGCAGGATCTTGTATTCGGGATGGGTCTTGCGGATGCGTTCGATGATGGGCCGCCCCTGTTCGAATTCGCCGAGCGACGCGACGTGCACCCAGACGATGCGGTCGGTCGGGTCGATGGTCTCGGCCATGCGTTTATAGAGGTCTTTGCGCCCGTCTATCCATAGCCGTGCCTTCGGATGCCTCGGTGCGACCAGCCGGATGAGCCACACATAGAGTGTCAGACCGAAATTATATAACCACATCGGTGTTTACGGTTTGCGGTGTTGAAGTACTATACGTTAACTTTCGCCGGGTGGGCCCGGGTTTTTCCGGCCCTGTACGCAGGGCTTTCATTTTCAGTGCGACAAAGGTAGTATAATTTGTCGGAAATGCAAAATTACCAGTTGTATTCCATCGCCCGCTCCACCAGGCGCACCTCCATGCGTCCGTCGGGCATCACGTCCACGGCCGCCAGGTCGAACTGCGCCTCTTCCTGCCCGCCCGTTGCGGCCAGGTAACGCACGGCCGCCCGTGTCAGTGCGCGGAATTTCTGCGGTGTGACGGCAGCCTCGGGCGGTGTCAGGGAGCCGGCCCTGCGGGTCTTGACCTCCACGAAATGCACGATTCCCGCCTTGCGGGCCACGATGTCCAGTTCGTAGCGGCCGCTGCGCCAGTTGAGGGCGCAGATTTCGTATCCTGCCCCGCGCAGGTACTCCACTGCGGCGCGTTCGCCCGCGCGCCCCGTTTCGGCCGTCGTGCCCATGCCCGTCAGTGGATGATACGCTGGATCGAGTTGGCCCGCTCGAAGGCGGCCTTCAGCCCTTCGGCGTCGTCGCGCTCGATCATCCGGCGCATGATCTGCAACTGGTGGATATGTTCGCGCAGCACGTCCAGCAGGTTGTATTTGTTGCGCAGCATGATCGGCACCCACGTGGCGGCCGAACTTTTCGCCAGCCGCACGGTGCTCTCGAACCCGCCGCCCGCCAGGTCGAAGATGTGCCGTTCCTCGCGCTCCTTCTCGAGCACGGTCAGCGCCAGCGCGAACGAGGTGATGTGGGAGATGTGCGACACGTAGGCCGCATGCAGGTCGTGCTCCTCGGCGTCCATGTAGACGGCGGGCGCCTCCAGCGTG
This Alistipes onderdonkii DNA region includes the following protein-coding sequences:
- a CDS encoding YraN family protein, whose translation is MGTTAETGRAGERAAVEYLRGAGYEICALNWRSGRYELDIVARKAGIVHFVEVKTRRAGSLTPPEAAVTPQKFRALTRAAVRYLAATGGQEEAQFDLAAVDVMPDGRMEVRLVERAMEYNW
- a CDS encoding histidine-type phosphatase; protein product: MLTMNKLTMKMRLLAAFLLLGLWGATAQTAREQIAAMPERAGGIYHSYEYLPGPAVPAPKGYVPFYISHYGRHGSRWHTSEKIYAEPLGILRKADSAGVLTPKGRDLLAKVEVIAADARDRYGDLSPRGVAEHRGIAERMYKAYPEVFSTGDGRECFVQSRSTLVPRCILSMAAFNERLKELNPEIRMTRESSQRYIPYMSNGAGLNSQRKASGAVADSLQDARTHPARLMASLFSDPAFVEREVKRPAKLMNQLLAQAAIMQDVEYLGISLYDLFTEEEIYAAWEAENFRRYVMFGPSKRFGDPIIADAKPLLRNIVETAERVVAGEENLSASLRFGHDVNVIPLVALLGVREASGRVWTAEEAAGVWQIHRVSPMATNVQFIFFRNPETGDVRVRVLHNERDAELPIGGGPYYPWETLRDYCKSLYE
- a CDS encoding serine dehydratase subunit alpha family protein gives rise to the protein MLSQNERKRIIALINREVVPAIGCTEPIAVALCTARAAELLGSRPEKVAVRLSANILKNAMGVGIPGTGMIGLPIAVALGALVGRSEYRLEVLRDVTPGAVEQGRRYIDEKRVCIDLKEGIAEKLYIEVEARGAGHCATAVIAGGHTSFVYLERDGEVTLDKRTASAAEEDGGEVPLTLHRVWEFATTAPLDELRFILETRRLNKAAAEQAFAGEFGHCVGRTLRCERERKIMGDSIFSRILSYTSAACDARMAGAMIPVMSNSGSGNQGIAATLPVVVYAEQTAATEQQTIRALVLSHLTVIYIKQSLGRLSALCGCVVAATGSSCGITYLMGGDYGQVAAAVKNMIANLTGMICDGAKPSCSMKLTSGVSTAVISAMMAMDGHCVTPVEGIIEEDVDKCIRNLTAIGRDGMNETDRVVLGIMTHKC
- a CDS encoding NUDIX hydrolase, with the protein product MENPKKRNWKVLTSEYLARKPWFTVRHESIELPDGRRIPDYYVFEYPDWVNVIAITKEGKFVFIDQYRHGLGETDYEIPAGVAEPDDASMLAAAQRELAEETGYGGGQWRELMVVAPNPSTQNNLTYCYLATGVERLGEQHLDATEDIRVHLFSGAEVRDLLESGRIRQALMAAPLWRYAAEYGL
- a CDS encoding DUF421 domain-containing protein — translated: MYLSIAIKLLVGMLGVIFFLRISGKTQMAQLTPLDSVNSFVLGALVGGVIYNPDTPVWYLVFAFAVWTAANVSLRYLMRFHRIRRAIKGDSVMLVRDRRLVMREFRRNGLEMEQFRTMLRENGIFSMFDVDDVRFETNGRITISRRNEPPESYLLVNGGKVMEDALERSGKGKRWLLRHLRQAGYPDAEKLFCVEWTPGRGFYIVPLEEPDGRDAAKETLSAD
- a CDS encoding 3-deoxy-D-manno-octulosonic acid transferase, coding for MWLYNFGLTLYVWLIRLVAPRHPKARLWIDGRKDLYKRMAETIDPTDRIVWVHVASLGEFEQGRPIIERIRKTHPEYKILLTFFSPSGYEVRKNYQGVDYIFYLPIDTPRNARRFLDAAHPEIAIFVKYEFWLNLLRDLRRRKVRTYIVSAIFRRNSIFFRPYGGMWRQALESFDVMFVQNEESKKLLAGLGFDNVIVAGDTRFDRVAEIAAAAKHIDIIDRFKGDKRLFVAGSTWNPDEELLIRLINDNPDVKFIVAPHEMDEGRMARLAAEAKGGTLRYTQCTPHTAYGSKQLLILDTVGILASVYGYATWSYIGGGFGVGIHNTLEAATFGLPVAFGPNYAKFKEARDLVTLGAARSVKNYDELRTWFIPLRDNEDFLLKTSRIAKDYTTRHQGATNIIVKTIFH